Proteins encoded within one genomic window of Bacteroides sedimenti:
- a CDS encoding ABC transporter permease produces the protein MKLTDIDYWEEILVTITRNKTRSILTAFGIFWGIFMLVTLIGGGNGLQQMMSRNFAGFATNSCFIVSQETTEPYKGFRKGRRWDLENRDVEILKNNIPQIEYITPNLFRWGATVVRGDQKGTFVARGSYPSYDKIEKQTMMYGRFINDVDISEQRKVCTIGTRIYETLFKKGENPCGEYIRVDGIYYQVVGVCSGVSNIQIGGSSEEMVNVPFSTMQQAYNMGKTVHIICMTARHGVAITSLEPKIQELIKNNHLISPTDPQAVLVLNMEEMFKMVDSLFTGIRMLVWLVGLGTLMAGAIGVSNIMMVTVRERTVEIGIRRAIGARPREIMGQILSESMVLTSIAGLLGISFSVLILQVAEVGVTASGTVAHFQVSFWTAVGMALLLLSLGLIAGLAPAYRAMSIKPIDAMRDE, from the coding sequence ATGAAACTAACAGATATAGATTACTGGGAAGAGATTCTGGTTACCATTACCCGAAACAAAACACGAAGCATACTGACTGCTTTCGGGATATTCTGGGGGATTTTTATGTTGGTCACGTTGATTGGAGGAGGAAACGGATTACAGCAGATGATGAGCCGGAACTTTGCCGGATTTGCCACAAACTCTTGTTTTATTGTGAGCCAGGAAACAACCGAACCCTATAAAGGATTCCGGAAAGGAAGGCGCTGGGATCTCGAAAACCGGGATGTGGAAATTTTAAAGAATAATATTCCTCAGATAGAATATATAACCCCGAACCTATTTCGATGGGGGGCTACTGTTGTGCGGGGAGACCAGAAAGGTACGTTTGTGGCTCGCGGTTCGTATCCCTCTTATGACAAGATAGAGAAGCAAACCATGATGTATGGTCGTTTTATCAACGATGTGGATATTAGCGAGCAGCGAAAGGTTTGTACTATTGGGACCCGTATTTACGAAACACTTTTCAAAAAGGGTGAGAACCCATGTGGAGAGTATATCCGGGTGGATGGAATTTATTACCAGGTGGTAGGTGTTTGTTCAGGTGTAAGCAACATCCAGATAGGTGGATCTAGTGAGGAGATGGTTAATGTTCCGTTTTCCACCATGCAGCAGGCTTACAATATGGGGAAAACAGTGCATATTATTTGTATGACAGCCCGGCATGGCGTAGCAATTACCTCTTTGGAACCTAAAATACAAGAATTGATAAAGAATAACCACCTGATTTCCCCTACCGATCCCCAAGCTGTATTGGTCCTGAATATGGAGGAGATGTTTAAGATGGTGGACAGTCTGTTTACCGGAATACGTATGTTGGTATGGCTGGTAGGTCTTGGCACATTGATGGCAGGAGCGATCGGAGTAAGTAATATTATGATGGTGACTGTTCGTGAAAGAACTGTGGAAATAGGAATCCGTCGTGCTATTGGTGCTCGTCCGCGTGAAATTATGGGACAGATTCTATCGGAAAGTATGGTGCTGACCTCTATCGCAGGTCTGCTTGGCATTTCGTTTTCAGTCTTAATCCTACAGGTGGCCGAGGTAGGGGTGACGGCCAGCGGTACAGTAGCTCATTTCCAGGTTTCCTTCTGGACAGCAGTTGGGATGGCACTTCTTCTTCTTTCATTGGGTCTGATTGCCGGTTTGGCTCCGGCTTACAGGGCTATGTCGATAAAACCGATTGATGCTATGCGTGACGAATAA
- a CDS encoding ExeM/NucH family extracellular endonuclease produces the protein MKEIRNLLLLIVTGYGLLMSLPGFSQVKINSFTNDFSPSLNGQEVIFNFPLTVCRTYYNSPSGGVILSPDRLFSPTEIALPGSDAIAQASLNGQRKLTLNSSTYSYTDSNQTLRTGSRVNGLRGFLYYNSGAYSLTPTVQPSFSGNERTASPGTVGNCNLRVASFNVEYYIAKDSLWGKGYGADNQAEFDRQRAKILAALKGLDADIYALCEVGQGNTSVIDLVNGLNALTSSNVYTYVADNDYKESTYTKNVFIYNKNKVTPYNSITFFGSGGYRLRQVAQGFELKSNGEKVIICVNHLKSKSGGGTGADADTGDGQGSSNYTRVTQAQLIVNTLNKLVSSYNDPDVLVVGDMNAYSMEDPIKVLTDNGLVNQLKRFSPEEYSYVYQAEAGFLDHSLATATLSKQVTGARPWHINADEPGYFDYKSSAYFSADPYRSSDHDPVLTGISLGNYNTGIEGTTLDKGQQLLVYGNPSNGYLTLSAEWIDRVELFTVGGRLLYSSVNEVPGPNFLLSIAQFSKGFYLVRAFNGKKAVTSRLVL, from the coding sequence ATGAAAGAAATAAGGAATTTGCTATTGTTAATAGTAACGGGTTACGGATTGTTGATGTCTCTTCCCGGATTTTCACAGGTAAAAATTAACTCTTTCACGAACGATTTTTCTCCCTCTCTGAACGGTCAGGAGGTGATTTTTAATTTTCCTTTAACTGTATGTCGCACATACTATAATAGTCCGTCGGGAGGAGTTATTCTTTCTCCCGACCGTCTTTTTTCTCCAACCGAAATTGCTTTACCGGGCAGCGATGCCATTGCTCAGGCTTCCCTGAACGGGCAGCGGAAACTGACTCTGAACAGCAGCACTTATTCTTATACTGATTCAAATCAGACATTGCGAACAGGAAGCAGGGTAAACGGTTTGCGAGGATTTCTCTATTACAATAGCGGTGCATACTCGCTAACTCCAACAGTTCAACCTTCCTTCTCGGGAAATGAGCGTACGGCTTCGCCCGGTACAGTGGGCAACTGCAATTTGCGGGTGGCGAGCTTTAATGTGGAATATTATATAGCAAAAGATTCTTTATGGGGCAAAGGGTATGGTGCTGATAACCAAGCAGAGTTTGATCGGCAACGAGCAAAAATACTGGCGGCTCTCAAAGGGCTGGATGCCGATATATACGCGCTTTGCGAGGTAGGGCAGGGCAATACTTCCGTAATCGATCTGGTTAACGGACTAAATGCATTAACCTCTTCTAATGTATATACTTATGTCGCTGATAACGATTATAAAGAAAGTACCTATACTAAAAACGTATTTATCTACAACAAGAACAAGGTGACCCCTTACAACTCTATCACTTTTTTTGGAAGTGGAGGTTACAGACTGCGACAGGTGGCTCAGGGTTTTGAACTTAAAAGCAACGGTGAAAAGGTGATTATTTGTGTGAATCACCTAAAATCGAAGTCGGGGGGCGGCACAGGAGCAGATGCTGATACCGGTGACGGACAGGGAAGCTCTAATTATACGCGTGTAACCCAGGCTCAACTGATAGTAAACACCCTAAATAAGTTGGTAAGCAGTTACAACGATCCTGATGTGCTTGTGGTGGGAGATATGAATGCCTATTCAATGGAAGATCCTATTAAGGTTTTGACTGATAACGGACTGGTGAACCAACTGAAACGTTTCTCGCCAGAGGAATACAGCTATGTGTACCAGGCTGAAGCGGGATTTCTGGATCATTCCCTGGCAACCGCCACCCTTAGCAAACAGGTAACCGGTGCCCGTCCATGGCACATTAATGCCGATGAACCCGGCTATTTTGATTATAAAAGCAGCGCTTACTTTTCAGCAGATCCATACCGTTCATCAGACCATGACCCAGTTCTGACTGGAATTAGTCTGGGGAATTATAACACAGGAATAGAAGGAACAACGCTAGATAAAGGTCAGCAACTGCTGGTGTATGGCAATCCTTCCAACGGTTACCTCACGCTTTCTGCCGAATGGATTGACCGGGTTGAGCTTTTCACTGTAGGAGGTCGGCTACTCTATTCATCGGTAAACGAAGTTCCCGGTCCCAATTTCCTCCTTTCCATCGCTCAATTCTCCAAAGGATTCTATCTGGTCAGGGCATTCAACGGGAAAAAAGCGGTTACTTCGCGGTTAGTTCTCTAA
- a CDS encoding TolC family protein has translation MRKNILLIAFLLLPAVSFAQKNWTLRECVEYAIKHNLQIQKQEIANEQRKVDLNTAKNQRLPNLNGSVSESFSFGRAASPVDNSYVNNNSTNSSFGINTNIPIFTGFQITNNIALNKLNLKAAIEDLNKAKEDISVSVTSAFLQVLFNEELCKIATEQIALSKEQLARITRLEEVGKAAMAQVYEAKAALAQDELSSVQAENNRKLAILELTQLLELPSPEGFSVVSPEIEPDFAALTAPEEIYSMAIANKPAVLAAKYRLDGMDKSIKIAQGAYYPTLSFGAGLNTGYYTMSGIKSRSFGQQLNDNFNKYLGLSLSIPIFNRFDTRNKVRNARLQYNSQSLQLEESKKSLFKEIQQAYYNAVAAQAKFASSKTAVEANEESFKLMREKYENGKATSVEFSQVKMNLMKASSEQIQAKYDYIFRTKILEFYKGISLIQ, from the coding sequence ATGAGAAAGAATATCCTATTAATCGCATTTTTATTGCTTCCAGCGGTGAGCTTTGCGCAAAAAAACTGGACGCTACGTGAATGTGTGGAATATGCGATAAAACATAATCTGCAGATTCAGAAACAGGAAATAGCAAACGAGCAGCGTAAGGTGGATCTTAACACAGCAAAGAACCAGCGGCTGCCGAACCTGAATGGGAGCGTGAGCGAATCATTCAGCTTTGGTCGTGCAGCCTCTCCGGTTGACAACTCGTATGTAAATAATAACAGTACCAACAGTAGTTTCGGAATTAACACCAATATTCCCATCTTTACAGGATTTCAGATAACCAATAATATAGCTTTAAATAAACTCAACCTAAAAGCGGCTATTGAAGATCTGAATAAGGCCAAAGAAGATATTAGTGTGAGTGTTACTTCCGCATTCCTCCAAGTGTTATTCAACGAAGAACTCTGCAAGATAGCCACTGAACAGATTGCACTTAGTAAAGAACAACTTGCCCGTATTACTCGTCTTGAAGAAGTGGGTAAGGCGGCGATGGCACAAGTGTATGAAGCAAAAGCTGCTTTGGCACAAGATGAGCTCTCTTCAGTTCAGGCAGAAAATAACCGTAAACTAGCAATTCTTGAACTGACTCAACTTCTTGAACTTCCTTCTCCGGAAGGATTTTCAGTTGTTTCTCCCGAGATAGAACCCGATTTTGCGGCTTTGACTGCTCCAGAAGAGATCTATAGTATGGCCATTGCAAATAAACCTGCAGTACTGGCAGCTAAATATCGTTTGGATGGAATGGATAAAAGTATTAAGATTGCTCAGGGTGCTTATTATCCTACTCTTTCATTTGGAGCAGGACTCAACACGGGGTATTACACAATGTCTGGGATTAAAAGCCGTAGTTTTGGTCAGCAATTGAATGATAACTTCAATAAATATTTGGGTTTATCACTCAGCATTCCTATTTTCAACAGATTTGATACGCGTAACAAGGTGAGAAATGCTCGTTTGCAGTATAATTCTCAATCTCTTCAGCTAGAAGAATCCAAGAAAAGTCTTTTTAAAGAGATTCAACAGGCCTATTATAATGCCGTGGCTGCTCAGGCAAAATTTGCATCCAGTAAAACTGCAGTTGAGGCAAACGAGGAATCCTTTAAGCTCATGCGAGAGAAATATGAAAACGGAAAAGCAACTTCTGTTGAATTCAGTCAGGTGAAGATGAACCTGATGAAAGCATCTTCCGAACAGATTCAGGCAAAGTATGATTATATTTTCCGGACTAAAATCCTTGAATTTTATAAAGGGATATCATTGATTCAGTAG
- a CDS encoding glycoside hydrolase family 2 protein has product MNRFFLLLTAFLSVLLLTPPPVQGREVLSFNTDWQFKKGPFSSEAMQAAQKWNSGWEKVEIPHTWNAKDMQVRSNDFYEGVGYYRKTYFFPETLQEKRVFLRFEGVGACSEVYVNGNLVGTHKGGYSAFACEIGTAIKPGANNEIIVKADNTARPDVIPVNHGLFGVYGGIYRPVWLIITEKNNITVTDCASSGVYITQKNVSKQQADITVKVKLDNATLQPVSLKLENTIYNQVGKKVSSDTKSFDLTPQGSQTYFSTFTMKQPHLWQGRKDPYLYKVVSRLIKDGKVIDEVTQPLGVRKYEIVAGKGFYLNGERYPMYGVTRHQDWWGLGSALKNENHDSDLAMIMDIGATTVRFAHYQQSEYLYSRCDSLGLIIWAEIPFVNRVTGKEAENAQTQLREMIRQSFNHPSIYVWGLHNEVYQPHEYTSSLTQSLHDLAKTEDPDRFTVSVNGYGHAEHPVNMNADIQGMNRYFGWYEKKIGDIKPWVKEMEKKYPYQKLMLSEYGADANIAHQTEYLDESLNWSDPFYPETFQTKTHEYQWSVIANHPYIIASYLWNMFDFAVPMWTRGGVPARNLKGLVTFDRKIKKDSYFWYKANWSKEPVLYLTQRRNTNREKQVTSVTVYSNIGTPKVYLNGKELTGIKQGYTPVHYIFDKVTLANGKNVLKTVAVKNGKSYEDMIEWNYTGEKNREAKMSENDKEHAGF; this is encoded by the coding sequence ATGAATCGATTTTTTTTATTATTGACGGCTTTTCTTAGTGTATTATTACTAACACCACCCCCTGTACAAGGTCGAGAGGTTCTTTCTTTCAACACTGATTGGCAGTTTAAGAAGGGGCCATTTTCGTCAGAGGCTATGCAAGCAGCTCAAAAATGGAATTCAGGATGGGAAAAAGTGGAAATACCTCATACCTGGAATGCAAAGGATATGCAGGTAAGAAGCAATGACTTTTATGAAGGAGTGGGCTATTACAGGAAAACATATTTCTTTCCCGAAACACTTCAGGAGAAACGTGTTTTTCTTCGCTTTGAAGGAGTAGGAGCTTGTTCCGAGGTGTATGTAAACGGAAATTTAGTGGGGACTCATAAGGGAGGATATTCGGCTTTTGCTTGTGAGATAGGAACTGCAATAAAGCCGGGGGCTAACAATGAGATCATTGTAAAGGCAGACAATACTGCACGTCCCGATGTGATTCCTGTTAATCATGGGCTGTTTGGAGTATATGGAGGTATTTATCGCCCGGTGTGGCTCATAATAACAGAAAAAAACAATATCACGGTAACCGACTGCGCCTCTTCGGGAGTATACATTACTCAGAAAAATGTATCAAAGCAACAGGCTGATATAACAGTGAAGGTAAAGCTTGACAATGCAACTCTACAGCCGGTCTCCTTAAAGCTGGAAAATACGATTTACAACCAAGTAGGAAAAAAGGTCTCCAGCGATACAAAGTCGTTCGATCTTACACCGCAAGGATCACAGACTTATTTCTCTACTTTCACCATGAAACAACCTCATTTGTGGCAGGGTAGAAAGGACCCTTATCTTTATAAAGTTGTTTCGCGTTTAATAAAAGACGGAAAAGTAATCGATGAAGTAACACAACCTCTGGGTGTAAGAAAATACGAGATTGTTGCTGGTAAAGGGTTTTATCTAAATGGTGAAAGATATCCTATGTATGGGGTCACTCGTCATCAGGACTGGTGGGGACTGGGTAGTGCTTTGAAGAACGAAAACCATGATTCTGACCTTGCCATGATCATGGATATTGGAGCCACAACTGTTCGATTTGCTCACTATCAACAGTCTGAGTACCTTTATTCTCGTTGCGATAGTCTGGGACTGATTATTTGGGCTGAGATTCCTTTTGTGAACAGGGTAACGGGAAAAGAAGCTGAGAATGCACAGACACAGCTTCGGGAAATGATTCGTCAGAGCTTTAACCATCCTTCCATTTATGTTTGGGGATTGCATAATGAGGTTTATCAACCTCACGAATACACAAGTTCTCTAACACAATCCTTGCACGATTTAGCCAAGACTGAAGACCCTGATCGTTTTACCGTTTCTGTGAATGGATATGGACATGCTGAACATCCCGTAAACATGAATGCTGATATACAAGGTATGAATCGTTATTTTGGTTGGTATGAGAAGAAAATAGGTGATATTAAACCTTGGGTGAAAGAAATGGAAAAGAAGTATCCCTACCAGAAACTGATGTTATCAGAATATGGAGCAGATGCTAATATTGCACATCAAACCGAATATTTAGATGAGTCTTTAAACTGGAGCGATCCATTTTATCCTGAAACTTTTCAAACAAAAACACACGAGTACCAATGGAGTGTGATTGCTAACCACCCCTATATTATCGCTTCGTACTTATGGAATATGTTCGACTTTGCTGTTCCAATGTGGACACGAGGAGGAGTTCCGGCAAGAAACCTGAAAGGGTTGGTCACTTTCGACCGAAAAATAAAAAAGGATTCTTATTTCTGGTATAAGGCCAACTGGAGCAAAGAGCCTGTTTTATATCTTACCCAAAGAAGAAACACCAATCGCGAGAAGCAAGTTACATCAGTTACAGTTTACTCAAATATAGGTACCCCCAAGGTATACTTAAACGGAAAGGAACTGACAGGAATAAAGCAAGGATACACCCCAGTGCATTACATCTTCGATAAGGTTACGTTGGCAAACGGAAAGAATGTGCTCAAAACTGTTGCTGTAAAGAATGGCAAGAGCTACGAAGATATGATTGAGTGGAATTATACTGGAGAGAAAAATCGCGAGGCTAAGATGAGTGAAAACGACAAAGAGCATGCTGGCTTTTAA
- a CDS encoding efflux RND transporter periplasmic adaptor subunit — protein MKKFFKILLIVLVVFIFISTFVFLYVKSRPKEVVYELVTPKVADIVKSTVATGKIEPRDEILIKPQISGIVETVYKQAGEMVKKGEVIAKVKVIPEMVQLNSAESRVRVADINYKQALQEYERQKKLFNDKLISKEEFEKSEVSMKTSKEELTASRDNLDIVKEGISKSSASYSNTLIRSTIDGLILDVPVKKGNSVIMSNTFNDGTTIASVANMNDILFKGKIDETEVGRIKEGMPIKLTIGALQNMKFDANLEYISPKGVTENGANLFEIKAAVKVPAGVKIRAGYSANAEIVLSRSPKVLSIPESTVEFSGDTTFVQVLKSDKPKQMFEKRRVVVGVSDGIKIEVKSGITTKDKVRGAIVEEKKPGTEASK, from the coding sequence ATGAAAAAGTTCTTTAAAATCCTTTTGATAGTGCTTGTCGTTTTCATTTTCATAAGCACTTTTGTTTTCCTTTATGTAAAATCCAGGCCAAAAGAAGTTGTTTATGAGCTGGTGACACCGAAAGTTGCTGATATTGTAAAGAGTACGGTCGCTACAGGGAAAATAGAGCCACGTGATGAAATTCTTATCAAGCCTCAGATTTCGGGTATTGTGGAAACTGTATATAAACAAGCCGGTGAAATGGTGAAAAAAGGAGAGGTAATAGCCAAGGTAAAGGTAATACCTGAAATGGTACAGCTTAACTCTGCCGAAAGCCGTGTCCGCGTGGCCGATATCAACTATAAACAGGCCTTGCAGGAATACGAACGTCAGAAAAAACTATTTAACGATAAGCTTATCAGTAAGGAAGAGTTCGAGAAAAGTGAGGTGTCAATGAAAACATCAAAAGAGGAACTGACTGCTTCAAGGGATAATCTGGATATCGTGAAAGAAGGTATTTCAAAGAGTTCGGCTTCTTACAGCAATACCCTGATTCGTTCTACAATTGATGGTCTTATTCTTGATGTGCCGGTTAAGAAAGGAAACTCTGTTATTATGAGCAATACATTCAATGACGGAACAACGATTGCTTCGGTGGCAAATATGAACGACATTCTTTTCAAAGGAAAGATTGACGAAACTGAGGTAGGTCGTATCAAAGAAGGAATGCCAATCAAGCTAACCATCGGTGCTTTGCAGAATATGAAGTTCGATGCCAATCTGGAATATATATCTCCTAAGGGAGTTACTGAAAACGGTGCCAATCTCTTTGAGATTAAAGCAGCCGTGAAAGTTCCGGCAGGTGTGAAAATCCGGGCGGGGTATAGTGCTAATGCAGAAATTGTTCTGAGCCGTTCACCTAAGGTTCTGTCTATTCCTGAAAGTACTGTCGAATTTTCCGGAGATACAACTTTTGTTCAGGTATTAAAGAGTGATAAACCCAAACAGATGTTTGAAAAACGCCGAGTTGTTGTAGGTGTAAGCGATGGAATAAAAATAGAAGTTAAGAGCGGTATTACTACAAAAGACAAAGTGCGTGGTGCGATTGTTGAAGAGAAGAAACCCGGAACAGAAGCATCTAAATAA